From one Bifidobacterium sp. WK012_4_13 genomic stretch:
- a CDS encoding ComF family protein: protein MTDPTHAETIVVRPDADRPNPTWRLERNLSAATASRTASSSELRRSYAHSARCLYRELIDILVPRGCAACDLPDCSICETCASAFGRGGFRELADALMKSSFSCASYQGSARAAILSWKNHHDEELTPFFADRMAELVHRSSLVEWCYDHRVHSLRIVPTPSSPYAAMRRGRMHTLSLAYAVAGELQRQGIDARAQSALNFSARTIKAVHARGARGRMRRLHGNVSVRAAHGLHGRHIVLVDDIMTTGSTIRACAKALIEHDALIVTALTLASTPVAHPGPESRID, encoded by the coding sequence ATGACAGACCCAACCCATGCAGAGACCATCGTTGTCCGGCCCGATGCCGACCGACCCAATCCGACCTGGCGACTGGAGCGGAATCTGTCGGCAGCCACAGCCTCGAGGACGGCATCCTCATCGGAACTTCGCAGGTCCTATGCCCATTCGGCTCGATGTCTCTATCGAGAATTGATCGACATACTGGTTCCTCGTGGCTGCGCCGCCTGCGACCTTCCTGACTGCTCCATCTGCGAGACCTGTGCATCGGCATTCGGCAGAGGAGGATTTCGCGAACTTGCAGATGCCCTCATGAAAAGCTCATTCTCCTGCGCTTCCTATCAAGGCTCTGCCAGAGCCGCGATACTTTCATGGAAGAATCATCATGATGAGGAGCTCACGCCGTTTTTCGCCGACCGCATGGCGGAACTGGTCCATAGGTCATCGCTCGTGGAATGGTGCTATGACCACCGAGTGCATTCATTGCGAATCGTTCCGACACCATCATCTCCTTATGCGGCCATGCGGCGCGGACGCATGCATACCCTGAGTCTCGCCTATGCGGTCGCAGGCGAGTTGCAGCGACAGGGCATCGACGCACGGGCGCAATCGGCGTTGAACTTCAGCGCGCGAACGATCAAGGCGGTCCATGCCAGGGGAGCGCGAGGTCGGATGCGACGATTACACGGCAACGTCAGCGTACGCGCTGCGCACGGGCTGCACGGACGGCACATCGTTCTGGTCGACGATATCATGACGACGGGTTCGACCATCCGAGCATGCGCGAAGGCCCTGATAGAGCACGATGCACTCATCGTGACAGCGCTGACTCTGGCATCGACGCCTGTAGCCCATCCAGGTCCCGAGTCCCGGATCGATTGA
- a CDS encoding WhiB family transcriptional regulator, producing the protein MWDGIEDNSPSASANQLWGLFDSSEDLSWQHRALCAQTDPEAFFPEKGGSTREAKRICAQCEVRELCLEWAIAHDERFGIWGGMSERERRRYHKEQQA; encoded by the coding sequence ATGTGGGATGGCATCGAAGACAACTCTCCGTCAGCATCGGCGAACCAACTTTGGGGACTGTTCGATAGCAGTGAGGATCTTTCCTGGCAGCATAGGGCACTGTGCGCGCAGACCGATCCAGAGGCCTTTTTCCCTGAGAAGGGTGGCTCGACGCGTGAGGCCAAAAGAATCTGCGCTCAATGTGAGGTCCGTGAACTCTGCCTCGAATGGGCGATTGCGCATGACGAGCGTTTCGGAATCTGGGGAGGCATGAGCGAGCGGGAAAGACGGCGCTATCACAAGGAACAGCAGGCCTGA
- a CDS encoding HAD-IIB family hydrolase, whose product MGTEIETAVEQVEIASSWKQLDVTDMSSHAKVVAFDLDNTLARSKMRMTDHMASLLSRLTNEITVAIVSGGRFEQFRDQVLAALDDSTDKSHLHLMPTSGTRYYRWENDAWSCVYAHDLSEDDRRNAIESLTRHAHELNLWEDRTWGPQIEDRGSQITFSALGQLAPVDAKDAWDPDNSRKNALAAAVRLDLPHLQVRSGGSTSVDISAKGIDKAYAVRKLGAILGVDVSEMIFVGDRMDPQGNDYPAAQAGTMPVRVSNPDETVEFVDTLLRTLDRS is encoded by the coding sequence ATGGGCACAGAGATTGAGACAGCCGTGGAACAGGTTGAAATCGCAAGTTCCTGGAAGCAGCTTGACGTCACCGATATGAGCTCGCATGCGAAGGTCGTCGCCTTTGACTTGGATAACACGCTCGCACGGTCGAAGATGCGCATGACCGACCATATGGCTTCCCTCCTTTCCAGACTTACCAATGAGATCACCGTGGCCATCGTTTCCGGCGGCAGGTTCGAGCAGTTCCGCGATCAGGTGCTGGCGGCATTGGACGATTCGACGGATAAGTCCCATCTTCACCTCATGCCCACGAGCGGTACGCGCTATTATCGCTGGGAAAACGATGCATGGTCCTGCGTCTACGCGCATGATCTGAGCGAGGACGATCGCAGGAACGCCATCGAATCCCTCACGCGGCATGCGCATGAGCTGAATCTGTGGGAAGACAGGACCTGGGGACCGCAGATCGAAGACCGTGGCAGCCAGATCACCTTTTCCGCACTCGGCCAGCTCGCGCCGGTCGATGCAAAGGATGCCTGGGATCCGGACAATTCGCGAAAGAACGCCCTGGCGGCTGCAGTGCGCCTTGACCTGCCTCATCTGCAGGTGCGTTCCGGTGGCTCCACAAGCGTCGACATATCTGCGAAGGGCATCGACAAGGCGTATGCAGTTCGCAAACTCGGCGCCATTCTTGGCGTGGATGTTTCCGAAATGATCTTCGTCGGCGATCGCATGGATCCTCAGGGCAACGATTATCCTGCCGCACAGGCGGGGACCATGCCCGTCCGAGTCTCCAATCCGGATGAGACCGTCGAATTCGTCGATACGCTGCTGAGGACGCTTGACCGTTCCTGA
- a CDS encoding glycosyltransferase family 2 protein yields the protein MNSVGFTTSGIQQILADAMARHAQSLRTDVAEDVAAVITVEEDLRFFARTFASVLKQKVLPSCIVIADCSGDTSTPLYTSFEVLEPNARLGESFPKVHTVQVQLVRAKGAVSFSHAVSQALSYARLPESVRGLWLLHDDSRPENPRCLDALREAWHNAPKASLIGAKHVGWDDHDLHNVGYYAARHRLASLAVDGEPDQEQYDARQDVFAVSLAGSLMPLSTLHRTGGVDHWFGTFGESAEISRRICLHSGRVIVVPQAVIAHRRARYEGIRTKNGLPADSDAIHNHYLSVADARLRYRMTDSRMALWPMIWVWLVFQGVAAFAQRLFRKQPYEAICDLCTPWRLFLFLPGAVAARRRLTGGKTVALSSVGMLVAGRSQLRQWKERSEAFAEQGHVTLLSPLAIAHLHRQLRIRMLWIVMLLVISTAAVVASEHDLVMSLFTGGGAASNSLLPFDASWTQLWNAATSNWSYGAGLGVYASPTPFLLVILASDVLTFGHAGTALLLMILLAAPLGAMSFWALAGIFTRSNVIRFATSLLWAASTWLLGIYGNGSVALAVAMIFLPASFAFILRAVGMYRTEMPERPHPSIQSAALASLCFIPVTLSEPQMVLPLIAVFAGFLVIVRSHRTMLLLIPIPSALALSPVLVNTVEFLQAGAWRQLFGDIQIPVSSIDASPRALNALQMIQRGFAMQTVQGTQLGLLQGSGLTVALWASFAVLLVLGISALALPFALRLSRMMWILAVAGLIISLVSVRIRIGTDADGSVAASPLPGLSLVILALLSCVCLIAGTAVHRFIELAQRADIPAIGKGSQRGFASIAKAGRVSLSVVLFACIMVWGAYGALLDSTRSSVTASGSGLPMVARDYLAQKSSHRVIALSAVSDSRIDYSVMRTGNGDIIDSSPAARITQSFGTADSTTETIGQAGAELLSNSADDAIAELTGLGIGGIYVPFTANVNNLGTGSASSSSENATDTLISNITASAGVQSVVSNSDGTYFRLTGLDAYQGGISTKGERSALQNPFRHMWLWCLAICLIVYFLVALPRRTRSSQR from the coding sequence ATGAATTCAGTTGGTTTCACGACATCGGGCATTCAGCAGATACTTGCGGATGCCATGGCTCGGCATGCACAATCTCTTCGCACCGACGTGGCCGAGGATGTCGCCGCGGTAATCACTGTCGAGGAGGATCTGCGGTTCTTTGCACGAACCTTTGCAAGCGTCCTGAAGCAGAAGGTGCTTCCCAGCTGCATAGTCATCGCCGACTGCAGCGGCGACACGTCCACTCCGCTATATACGTCGTTTGAGGTTCTTGAGCCCAATGCCCGCCTGGGGGAGAGCTTTCCGAAAGTGCATACCGTCCAGGTCCAGCTCGTCCGCGCGAAGGGCGCCGTCTCCTTTTCCCACGCCGTCTCGCAGGCTTTGAGCTATGCCAGGCTTCCAGAGTCCGTTCGTGGGCTATGGCTTCTGCATGATGATTCCCGCCCGGAGAATCCACGATGTCTCGATGCCTTGCGAGAGGCATGGCACAATGCTCCCAAGGCATCGCTTATCGGAGCAAAGCATGTCGGCTGGGACGACCATGACCTTCACAACGTCGGCTACTATGCCGCGAGGCATCGCCTGGCGAGTCTCGCCGTCGACGGTGAACCGGACCAGGAACAGTATGATGCCCGTCAGGATGTATTTGCCGTTTCCCTGGCAGGCTCCCTGATGCCGCTGTCGACGCTGCATCGAACCGGGGGAGTCGATCACTGGTTCGGCACCTTCGGCGAATCGGCGGAGATATCCAGAAGAATCTGCCTGCATTCGGGAAGGGTGATCGTCGTTCCCCAGGCAGTCATCGCGCACCGTCGTGCACGATACGAGGGCATTCGCACCAAGAACGGTCTTCCTGCCGATTCGGACGCCATTCATAATCACTATCTGAGCGTGGCCGATGCTCGTTTGCGATATCGCATGACCGACAGCCGCATGGCACTGTGGCCGATGATCTGGGTATGGCTCGTCTTTCAGGGAGTTGCCGCGTTCGCTCAACGGCTTTTCAGAAAGCAGCCTTACGAGGCGATATGCGATCTTTGCACTCCGTGGAGGCTGTTCCTGTTCCTTCCGGGGGCGGTTGCGGCGCGAAGGCGACTCACAGGCGGTAAGACGGTTGCGCTCTCGTCAGTCGGGATGCTCGTCGCAGGAAGAAGCCAGCTGCGGCAATGGAAGGAAAGAAGCGAAGCCTTTGCCGAGCAGGGCCATGTAACGCTGCTCAGCCCTCTTGCAATAGCCCATCTGCACAGACAGCTGAGGATCAGGATGCTCTGGATCGTCATGCTGCTGGTGATCAGCACTGCGGCAGTCGTGGCATCCGAACACGACCTTGTCATGTCGCTCTTCACGGGAGGCGGAGCGGCATCGAACAGTCTGCTTCCATTCGACGCGAGCTGGACACAGCTATGGAACGCAGCAACGAGCAACTGGTCCTATGGCGCAGGGCTTGGAGTCTATGCATCGCCGACCCCGTTCCTTCTCGTCATTCTCGCATCCGACGTCCTGACCTTCGGACATGCCGGAACCGCTCTGCTGCTGATGATCCTTCTTGCCGCACCGTTAGGGGCAATGTCATTCTGGGCGCTTGCAGGCATCTTCACCCGTTCGAATGTGATCCGATTCGCGACGTCACTTCTCTGGGCAGCATCCACATGGCTTCTCGGCATATATGGCAACGGATCCGTCGCCCTTGCCGTCGCCATGATCTTTCTGCCAGCATCCTTCGCCTTCATTCTCAGAGCCGTTGGCATGTACAGGACCGAAATGCCCGAACGGCCGCATCCTTCCATTCAGTCAGCCGCCCTCGCCTCGCTATGCTTCATTCCCGTCACCCTTTCCGAACCACAGATGGTGCTTCCTCTGATCGCCGTGTTCGCTGGATTCCTGGTCATCGTTCGTTCGCATCGAACCATGCTTCTGCTCATTCCCATCCCATCCGCCCTGGCCCTGTCGCCTGTGCTTGTGAACACGGTTGAATTCCTTCAGGCCGGCGCCTGGCGTCAATTGTTCGGTGACATCCAGATCCCCGTATCCTCCATAGATGCCTCGCCACGTGCGTTGAATGCGTTGCAGATGATCCAGCGTGGATTCGCCATGCAGACGGTGCAGGGCACGCAGCTTGGTCTGCTGCAGGGAAGTGGCTTGACAGTCGCGCTGTGGGCAAGCTTCGCGGTCCTTCTCGTCCTGGGCATCAGCGCCCTTGCCTTGCCCTTCGCACTGCGACTCTCAAGGATGATGTGGATTCTGGCAGTGGCGGGGCTCATCATCTCGCTCGTGTCCGTTCGCATACGAATCGGAACGGATGCGGATGGCAGCGTCGCGGCCTCGCCGCTTCCCGGGCTTTCATTGGTGATTCTTGCCTTGCTCTCCTGCGTGTGCCTCATAGCGGGAACGGCGGTGCATCGATTCATCGAGCTGGCGCAGCGAGCCGACATTCCCGCAATAGGCAAGGGCTCGCAGCGCGGATTCGCTTCGATCGCGAAGGCAGGACGCGTCTCTCTTTCGGTCGTCCTCTTTGCATGCATCATGGTTTGGGGCGCATACGGTGCGCTGCTGGATTCTACGCGGAGTTCGGTGACGGCTTCCGGCTCAGGCCTTCCCATGGTTGCCCGGGACTACCTTGCACAGAAGTCTTCGCATCGCGTGATCGCGCTTTCTGCCGTTTCTGACAGCAGGATCGACTATTCGGTGATGAGGACGGGAAATGGGGACATCATTGACAGTTCTCCGGCAGCCCGCATCACCCAGAGCTTTGGAACGGCGGATTCCACGACCGAAACCATAGGACAGGCAGGGGCGGAATTGCTGTCGAACAGCGCCGACGATGCGATCGCCGAGCTGACGGGCCTGGGCATAGGTGGGATATATGTGCCGTTTACCGCGAATGTGAACAATCTCGGGACCGGGAGTGCGTCGTCGAGCAGCGAGAATGCGACTGATACCCTGATCTCCAACATAACGGCGAGCGCAGGGGTGCAGTCGGTCGTCAGCAACAGCGATGGCACATACTTCCGTCTGACGGGGCTGGATGCCTATCAGGGTGGAATCTCGACGAAGGGCGAACGCAGTGCGCTGCAGAATCCATTCAGGCATATGTGGCTGTGGTGTCTGGCGATTTGCCTGATTGTGTACTTCCTTGTCGCATTGCCACGACGCACGAGAAGCAGCCAGAGGTGA
- a CDS encoding DUF4113 domain-containing protein, giving the protein MSDKTSMHRNAIILADANNFFASCETVFNPSLAGRPLVVLSNNDGCVVSRSAAAKQMGIVNGTPWFKIRGQAAHDGVLARSSNYELYASLSHRMMHVMSGFFSHQEVYSIDECFLHGTLDDERTYETCRRMRETVLRGVGIAVSIGVAPTKTLAKIANHWAKQHPSSHGVTLWTAIEREFGDDVLRSVPISEVWGVGRRITKKLMGMGMTTALDLCRADPVLIRHRFSVLLERTVLELRGTPCIEDESDASNGARSTQILCSRMFSSPVRGFSTLSQALSVYAQQACHRLHRQGSLCGSVAAFCSTSPFSKDYSHVGNSVILDDPSDSPMVVAKAACEALRNRIDEHAPYIRAGVMLLDLSDSGHFSTFEGMDAQRDEHGIGTVLEDAARRFGPRRVGIGYGGIRGKGRNDADTGASWTMRRNMLSIRGTTRWDEMPIAHA; this is encoded by the coding sequence ATGTCCGACAAGACCTCCATGCATCGCAATGCCATCATTCTGGCCGATGCCAATAACTTCTTCGCGTCATGCGAGACGGTTTTCAATCCCAGCCTTGCCGGACGACCCCTGGTGGTCCTGTCCAACAACGATGGCTGCGTGGTGTCCCGCAGTGCGGCAGCCAAGCAGATGGGCATCGTCAACGGAACGCCGTGGTTCAAGATTCGCGGGCAGGCGGCGCATGATGGCGTTCTTGCAAGAAGCTCCAACTATGAGCTCTATGCGAGTCTTTCGCACCGAATGATGCATGTCATGTCAGGCTTCTTTTCGCACCAAGAGGTGTATTCCATCGACGAATGCTTTCTGCATGGCACGCTGGACGACGAACGGACATACGAGACATGCAGGCGCATGCGTGAGACAGTGCTTCGTGGTGTGGGCATCGCCGTCAGCATCGGCGTCGCTCCGACGAAAACCTTGGCAAAGATAGCGAATCATTGGGCTAAGCAGCATCCTTCATCCCATGGCGTGACATTGTGGACTGCGATTGAACGAGAGTTTGGCGATGATGTGCTGCGTAGCGTGCCCATATCCGAGGTCTGGGGCGTGGGCCGACGCATTACCAAGAAATTGATGGGCATGGGCATGACCACAGCCTTGGACCTGTGCAGAGCCGATCCTGTGCTGATCCGGCACCGTTTTTCCGTATTGCTCGAACGCACCGTTCTGGAGCTGCGGGGCACGCCATGCATCGAAGATGAATCCGATGCGAGCAACGGTGCCAGAAGCACCCAGATTCTATGCTCACGCATGTTCTCATCGCCTGTAAGGGGCTTCTCAACCTTGTCGCAGGCCTTGAGCGTCTATGCACAGCAGGCGTGCCATCGTCTGCACCGTCAGGGCAGTCTATGCGGCAGCGTGGCGGCATTCTGCTCGACGAGTCCATTCTCCAAGGATTATTCTCACGTCGGCAATTCGGTCATACTCGATGATCCGAGCGACAGTCCGATGGTGGTCGCCAAGGCGGCATGCGAGGCCCTGCGCAACAGGATCGACGAGCATGCGCCCTACATTCGTGCAGGGGTCATGCTGCTTGATCTTAGCGACTCCGGGCATTTCAGCACTTTCGAAGGCATGGACGCCCAGCGTGACGAGCATGGAATCGGCACCGTCCTTGAAGATGCCGCCCGCCGGTTCGGGCCCAGACGAGTGGGCATCGGCTATGGCGGCATTCGAGGCAAGGGGCGCAACGATGCCGACACCGGTGCCAGCTGGACGATGAGACGTAACATGCTTTCCATTCGTGGCACGACCAGATGGGATGAGATGCCCATCGCCCATGCATGA
- a CDS encoding LCP family protein yields the protein MATAPKHGIGFVTHHHILTVISLVVLAFFGFSATFAAASFLDIDNSVKSAAVPVLSPSKGSSSATTLDEYAGKTLNILILGQDTRSGSENAAIGGSDGAEDHQSDTAMVMQISADRSYVNLVSIPRDSLVDAPSCTTTKGTVPARYNVMFNSIFAYGYSYGGDIASAANCAMTAVNALTGLDISSFIVVDFAGLKDMIDSIGGVNVCIPEDTKDSYTNLTLSKGLQHLTGTQATQYARMRHGTGTDGSDIMRTTRQQYLVKALVSTAQSKSLLSNASQLYKLAKSAISSLKFSENLATTTGLVGLAMSLQNLTTSHIYSQTVPVTTAPSDSNRVVWASSASSVWAKFKAAQPLVESTASTSSSSGSSSSSSSSSSSSSASSAGSSSSTASATSTASATVNANTGLITESDGTLIDPETGGTVDPESGAIRDPNTGQYIGMASKYINFTVCGITALD from the coding sequence ATGGCAACTGCACCAAAGCATGGCATCGGCTTCGTCACCCATCACCATATCCTCACAGTGATATCGCTCGTAGTGCTTGCGTTCTTCGGCTTTTCGGCGACTTTCGCAGCCGCAAGCTTCTTGGACATCGACAATTCCGTGAAGTCGGCTGCGGTTCCCGTCCTTTCCCCGAGCAAGGGAAGCAGCTCGGCGACCACGCTCGACGAATATGCCGGAAAGACCCTGAACATTCTGATTCTTGGGCAGGATACCCGCTCCGGTTCTGAAAACGCCGCCATCGGTGGCAGCGATGGGGCGGAGGACCACCAGTCGGATACGGCGATGGTGATGCAGATCTCCGCGGACCGCTCCTATGTCAACCTTGTCTCCATTCCTCGTGACTCCCTTGTCGACGCTCCCAGCTGCACGACGACCAAGGGCACGGTGCCAGCACGATACAACGTCATGTTCAACTCGATCTTCGCATATGGCTATTCATACGGAGGTGACATCGCATCGGCGGCCAACTGCGCCATGACTGCCGTGAACGCGCTGACGGGACTCGACATCTCATCGTTCATCGTCGTCGATTTCGCAGGTCTGAAGGACATGATCGACTCCATCGGAGGCGTGAACGTATGCATTCCCGAAGACACGAAGGATTCATACACGAATCTCACCCTTTCCAAGGGCCTTCAGCATCTGACAGGCACCCAGGCAACCCAATATGCGCGCATGAGGCATGGGACCGGAACCGACGGCTCGGATATAATGCGAACCACACGTCAGCAGTATCTGGTCAAGGCACTGGTATCGACCGCGCAGTCAAAGAGTCTGCTCTCGAATGCGTCGCAGCTGTACAAGCTTGCGAAATCGGCGATCAGTTCCCTGAAATTCAGCGAAAATCTGGCGACCACCACCGGACTTGTCGGTCTGGCCATGAGTCTGCAGAACCTGACCACATCGCATATCTATTCTCAGACGGTGCCCGTCACGACTGCGCCCTCCGATTCGAATCGCGTGGTGTGGGCAAGCTCGGCTTCGAGCGTATGGGCTAAGTTCAAGGCGGCGCAACCGTTGGTGGAGTCCACGGCAAGCACCTCAAGCTCTTCTGGCAGCAGTTCGAGCAGTTCTTCAAGCAGTAGTTCGAGCAGCGCAAGCAGCGCAGGGTCCTCTTCCAGCACCGCGAGCGCCACATCGACGGCAAGTGCGACGGTGAACGCCAATACGGGATTGATCACCGAATCCGACGGCACTCTGATAGACCCGGAAACGGGTGGAACCGTGGATCCGGAAAGCGGAGCCATCCGCGACCCCAATACGGGCCAATACATAGGCATGGCATCGAAGTACATCAACTTCACGGTTTGTGGGATTACTGCACTGGATTAG
- a CDS encoding DUF5719 family protein gives MKKSHTTISSQRPSDSPVTGAAAAVREPSAATPRSRRMMKLALAVVSAAVILAMMFVLVAIEPSQGPVDTGNGGSALQTHTVTQHTITGYCPSKMSLADSGNYGDSQFQTSSGNLASGSSHAAFGAVYDSSITAFPNSDGTAVATQLEDKDPTDDAAVSVAQSDVDSHSLLQSTQLLDTKNGAGAASSVVSHATTGDLKGLSATSCVSPTLSQSFLLPSTDTGWTQQLVMANPTDKATAVSINVWGTSGAGQLALKTARTVTISAGNESVYDLAAAAPEQDGLFVTVSSKDTAVAAVVKVVGLSGLKTLGSDYVTADGTALQSLVLPGVSKGQSVRLLAYAGQRSRMSVSWVTKAGLKGAKTVTLDAHRVSAVDLGDVPDDVSAVSVTADNKIHASAVTTVSGSDGQQDFGIIAAQSTPRYSAIAIPKDVGGTLAIANQSTQKASAVIESYDADGARLATKTVTVGSNAASTLPLDDLGSGVAAITVEQKSSVDDALSWDISLTDSSLSKAKVAASSYLQPVSLMLQHAKIAVNETVGVLR, from the coding sequence ATGAAGAAAAGCCATACGACCATCTCGTCCCAGCGACCCTCGGATTCACCCGTGACGGGCGCTGCCGCAGCGGTTCGGGAACCGTCTGCGGCCACGCCCCGCAGTAGAAGGATGATGAAGCTCGCTCTCGCCGTGGTCTCGGCCGCCGTCATTCTAGCGATGATGTTCGTGCTTGTCGCCATTGAGCCATCCCAAGGACCTGTCGATACCGGCAATGGTGGGTCGGCGCTGCAGACCCACACGGTGACGCAGCACACGATCACCGGTTATTGCCCTTCGAAGATGAGTCTGGCGGATTCGGGAAACTATGGCGATTCGCAGTTCCAGACCTCATCTGGAAATCTGGCCTCAGGCAGTTCCCATGCCGCCTTTGGCGCAGTGTATGACTCATCGATCACCGCTTTTCCAAACAGCGATGGGACTGCCGTTGCGACGCAGCTCGAAGACAAGGATCCGACCGACGATGCTGCGGTTTCCGTGGCACAGAGCGACGTGGACTCGCACTCGCTGCTGCAGAGCACGCAGCTGCTGGACACGAAGAATGGCGCAGGCGCCGCCTCCTCGGTGGTCTCTCATGCGACCACAGGCGATTTGAAGGGTCTGTCCGCGACATCCTGCGTGAGTCCCACGCTGTCTCAGTCATTTCTCCTGCCGTCTACGGATACCGGGTGGACTCAGCAGCTTGTGATGGCGAATCCGACGGATAAGGCCACCGCAGTCTCGATCAACGTGTGGGGCACGAGTGGCGCAGGCCAGCTCGCCCTGAAGACGGCAAGGACCGTCACCATCAGTGCCGGCAATGAGTCAGTCTACGATCTTGCTGCCGCTGCCCCTGAGCAGGATGGTCTGTTCGTCACCGTTTCCAGCAAGGACACCGCCGTTGCAGCCGTCGTCAAGGTCGTCGGTCTCAGCGGATTGAAGACTCTGGGTTCGGATTACGTGACGGCTGACGGAACAGCCTTGCAGAGCCTTGTTCTCCCCGGCGTAAGCAAGGGGCAGAGCGTCAGGCTGCTCGCATACGCGGGCCAGCGGAGCCGAATGAGTGTTTCCTGGGTGACCAAGGCCGGTCTCAAGGGAGCCAAGACCGTGACGCTTGATGCCCATCGCGTATCGGCGGTTGACCTGGGAGACGTGCCTGATGATGTGTCTGCAGTCTCCGTGACTGCCGACAACAAGATACATGCATCCGCGGTGACCACCGTCAGTGGTAGCGACGGCCAGCAGGATTTCGGCATCATCGCGGCTCAGAGCACTCCCAGATACAGTGCGATCGCCATTCCCAAGGATGTCGGTGGAACTCTGGCGATAGCCAATCAATCCACACAGAAGGCATCCGCCGTAATCGAATCCTATGACGCCGACGGGGCTCGTCTTGCGACGAAGACCGTTACCGTGGGATCCAATGCCGCATCGACGCTTCCACTCGACGATCTCGGGTCTGGTGTCGCTGCGATAACGGTCGAGCAGAAGTCCTCCGTCGATGACGCTCTCTCCTGGGATATCTCATTGACCGACTCGAGCCTGAGCAAGGCGAAGGTCGCCGCTTCCAGCTATCTGCAGCCGGTATCGTTGATGCTGCAGCATGCGAAGATCGCCGTCAACGAGACCGTTGGCGTGCTGCGCTGA
- a CDS encoding metallopeptidase family protein, which yields MDQHPWTREVFRDRHGRGQRKPMFGARLPRYRTRSGIFDSAVASQIKRLNEAWPNLVSPVQFAVEDVPPSDPVPWDDDYRSLSNSFPAGHGIPARIVLYRMPMQMQVEDDTELQLLIRDEMVSRLAELYGRRPEEIDPQWGLWGI from the coding sequence ATGGATCAGCATCCCTGGACGCGAGAGGTTTTCCGCGATCGACATGGCCGAGGCCAGCGAAAGCCGATGTTTGGGGCGCGTCTGCCTCGATATAGAACGAGGTCGGGCATTTTCGACAGTGCCGTTGCCTCACAGATCAAGCGTCTCAACGAAGCGTGGCCGAATCTGGTCTCTCCCGTCCAATTCGCCGTCGAGGATGTCCCGCCATCGGATCCTGTGCCGTGGGATGACGACTACAGGAGTCTTTCCAACTCCTTCCCAGCGGGACATGGCATACCTGCGCGCATAGTGCTCTATCGCATGCCCATGCAGATGCAGGTGGAAGACGACACCGAGCTCCAACTCCTCATTCGAGATGAAATGGTGTCGCGTCTCGCGGAGCTCTATGGAAGAAGGCCCGAAGAAATCGATCCGCAATGGGGATTATGGGGAATATAA
- a CDS encoding LexA family protein: MHTQTSHETSHGELISDECDECADQTHIRVTDVFQAAISPRPVPMALEAVRAGFPSVAQDYFAGDFSFDENVITNPDTTFILHVAGDSMEGAGIFDGDLLIVDRSISPAANDIVVAILDDELTVKRLLVHGTTPILHPENSRYPDFIPSDDESLSIWGVVTGNFHSQHDAASRRNARNVPRIGIPSPQRVNDARDDRSRNGLPQASIPRLDGQLRQDPQRYPKSGWGA; this comes from the coding sequence ATGCATACACAGACGTCGCATGAAACGTCGCATGGCGAGCTCATAAGCGATGAATGCGATGAATGTGCGGATCAGACGCATATTCGTGTCACCGATGTCTTTCAGGCGGCGATAAGTCCAAGACCGGTACCCATGGCATTGGAAGCGGTGCGTGCGGGATTTCCTTCGGTGGCGCAGGACTATTTCGCCGGCGATTTCAGCTTCGATGAAAATGTCATCACGAACCCAGACACGACCTTCATACTTCATGTTGCCGGCGACTCCATGGAAGGTGCCGGAATCTTTGATGGCGACCTTCTGATCGTAGATAGGTCCATATCCCCTGCCGCCAACGATATCGTCGTCGCGATCCTCGATGACGAGCTCACCGTCAAGCGTCTGCTTGTGCATGGGACGACGCCGATTCTTCATCCTGAGAATTCCCGGTATCCTGACTTCATTCCCAGTGACGATGAAAGCCTCAGCATCTGGGGCGTGGTCACGGGCAACTTCCACAGCCAGCACGACGCTGCATCGCGACGAAATGCCAGGAACGTCCCGCGCATTGGAATTCCCTCACCGCAGCGTGTCAACGATGCGAGAGACGACCGCTCTCGCAATGGTCTCCCCCAAGCTTCGATTCCGCGCCTCGACGGGCAGCTGCGTCAAGATCCGCAGAGGTATCCGAAATCAGGCTGGGGCGCATGA